A region of Limisphaera ngatamarikiensis DNA encodes the following proteins:
- the fliS gene encoding flagellar export chaperone FliS, whose product MLPRNPWESYRRIATQTAPPGQLILMLYDGALRALDQALRGFGSDDPATANATIHNGTQKAIEIIRELNYSLNMERGGEFAVTLRRLYDYFERRLFESNLRKERAGIEEVQRHLQSLRDAWATMLAQQGGATVPVPQPTFAAASAA is encoded by the coding sequence ATGCTGCCACGCAATCCCTGGGAATCGTACCGGCGCATCGCCACGCAAACCGCCCCGCCCGGGCAGTTGATCCTGATGCTTTACGACGGCGCGTTGCGCGCACTGGATCAGGCGTTGCGCGGGTTTGGCAGTGACGACCCCGCCACGGCCAACGCCACCATTCACAACGGCACCCAAAAGGCCATCGAGATCATCCGCGAGCTCAACTATTCGCTGAACATGGAGCGGGGAGGCGAGTTTGCAGTGACCTTGCGCCGGTTGTACGACTATTTCGAACGCCGTTTGTTCGAAAGCAACCTGCGCAAGGAACGAGCCGGCATCGAGGAGGTCCAGCGGCATCTGCAATCGCTGCGTGATGCCTGGGCCACCATGCTGGCGCAACAGGGGGGAGCCACCGTGCCGGTGCCCCAGCCGACCTTCGCGGCCGCATCCGCCGCCTGA
- the fliD gene encoding flagellar filament capping protein FliD has translation MELGLSGLASGFDWRSFIDQLMEVERAPQKALRNEQTRIQERNNAYRSLQTELQVLQNRLRDLLNPDLYAARRTAVGDANLLKAEAGTAAAPGLYTIEILQRATAARWVGVANVGAALSPSGDVSSLTLANAPFATAVTAGTFTVNGKQVSVETTDTLQDVFDKIAAATGGQVTAGYDAVSDRIILTSSSEIVLGSASDTSNFLQVARLYNNGTSTVASAGALGAVRLDATLAHANFATPVTDGGSGAGEFRINGVSITYNATTDTLATVLERINQSSAGVYATYDALSDRIVLTNKSTGDIGIALEDVTGNFLAAAGLTGGSLQRGQNLLFRVNGGDTLTSTSNTISAASSGIAGLTLTALGEGTTTVTVERDTDPVKQAIQRFLEAYNKVQALLDDYTSSTTDANGVVRAGVLAGESDANEIASRLRNLVYQQVSGFAPVADHLADLGITTSGEDNKLRLSDEAALDNLLRNDPGAVQRLLTDESRGVAVRLQAYLERLVGDDGTLIRKQTTLARQSSDIDAQIREMERLVQANRQRMIEAFTAMEQAQARINQQLQYLLRTFGQGS, from the coding sequence ATGGAGCTCGGCTTGTCCGGTCTGGCCAGTGGATTTGACTGGCGCAGTTTCATCGACCAGCTGATGGAGGTGGAACGTGCGCCGCAGAAGGCGCTCCGCAACGAACAGACGCGCATTCAGGAGCGCAACAACGCCTACCGCAGCCTTCAGACCGAGCTGCAGGTGTTGCAGAACCGGCTCAGGGACCTGCTCAATCCGGACCTTTACGCGGCCCGGCGCACCGCCGTGGGCGATGCGAATCTTTTGAAGGCCGAGGCCGGCACGGCCGCCGCTCCCGGTCTCTACACCATCGAAATCCTGCAGCGCGCCACGGCCGCCCGATGGGTTGGCGTGGCCAACGTCGGCGCGGCCCTCAGTCCCTCGGGCGATGTGAGCTCGCTCACCCTGGCCAACGCGCCTTTTGCCACTGCGGTGACGGCGGGCACCTTTACCGTCAACGGCAAACAGGTGAGTGTGGAAACGACCGATACCCTGCAGGACGTGTTTGACAAGATCGCTGCCGCCACCGGGGGCCAGGTCACGGCCGGTTACGACGCCGTTTCGGATCGGATCATCCTCACCAGCAGCAGCGAGATCGTGCTGGGCAGTGCCAGCGACACCAGCAATTTCCTGCAGGTGGCCCGGTTGTACAACAACGGGACCAGCACGGTGGCCAGTGCCGGCGCCCTGGGCGCCGTGCGGCTCGATGCCACTTTGGCCCATGCCAACTTTGCCACCCCCGTCACCGACGGTGGCAGCGGAGCGGGGGAGTTTCGCATCAACGGCGTCTCCATCACCTACAATGCCACCACGGACACGCTGGCGACGGTGTTGGAGCGGATCAACCAGTCCTCCGCCGGTGTCTACGCCACTTACGATGCCCTGAGTGACCGGATCGTTCTGACCAACAAGAGCACGGGCGACATCGGGATTGCGCTGGAAGATGTCACCGGCAATTTCCTTGCGGCGGCGGGCCTGACCGGGGGCAGCCTCCAGCGCGGGCAGAACCTGCTGTTCCGGGTGAACGGGGGTGACACCCTGACCAGCACGTCGAACACCATCTCGGCGGCCAGCTCGGGCATCGCCGGGCTCACACTCACCGCCCTCGGCGAGGGTACCACCACGGTGACGGTGGAGCGGGATACCGATCCGGTCAAACAGGCCATCCAGCGGTTCCTGGAGGCGTACAACAAGGTGCAGGCCCTGCTCGACGATTACACCTCCAGCACGACAGACGCCAACGGCGTGGTCAGGGCGGGCGTGCTGGCCGGGGAATCCGATGCCAATGAGATCGCCTCCCGCCTCCGTAACCTGGTTTACCAGCAGGTGTCGGGATTCGCCCCGGTGGCGGATCACCTGGCGGATTTGGGCATCACCACCAGCGGAGAGGACAACAAGCTGCGCCTCAGCGACGAAGCCGCGTTGGACAACCTGCTTCGCAACGACCCGGGGGCGGTCCAACGGCTTCTGACGGATGAAAGCAGGGGTGTGGCAGTGCGTCTTCAAGCCTATCTGGAGCGGTTGGTGGGGGACGACGGCACCCTGATCCGGAAACAAACCACGCTGGCGCGTCAGTCCAGCGACATTGATGCGCAGATCAGGGAAATGGAACGGCTGGTGCAGGCCAACCGACAGAGAATGATCGAAGCCTTCACTGCCATGGAACAGGCCCAGGCCCGGATCAACCAGCAGCTGCAGTACCTGCTCCGGACGTTCGGACAGGGATCTTGA
- a CDS encoding flagellin: protein MVINTNISAQSSARLLAESSALLSKSLARLSSGSKIVSPEDDVAGLAVSMRFDAQINRINAASTNVANAISFSQTQDGFLQKVSKALDRMSELAILAQDVTKTDTDRALYQKEFAALGAYINDLATKDFNGVSLFNGAALNVTTDSDGNTFSMTGVDLGATVYTDATGASVATTTDAVTALTKVKAAIEQLATDRATIGSNIARLTKYSEQLGVLRDNLTAANSRIKDVDVAEESTRFARYNILVQAGTAMLAQANANPQTALRLLA from the coding sequence ATGGTCATCAACACCAACATATCCGCACAAAGCAGCGCGCGGTTGCTCGCCGAATCGAGCGCCCTGCTCAGCAAGTCCCTCGCCCGGTTGTCGTCCGGTTCGAAGATCGTCTCGCCGGAGGACGATGTGGCGGGATTGGCCGTGTCGATGCGGTTCGACGCCCAGATCAACCGGATCAACGCGGCATCCACCAACGTGGCCAACGCCATCTCGTTCAGCCAGACCCAGGACGGTTTCCTCCAAAAGGTTTCCAAGGCCCTGGATCGGATGAGCGAACTGGCCATTTTGGCCCAGGACGTGACCAAGACCGATACCGATCGTGCCCTGTACCAGAAAGAATTCGCCGCCCTGGGCGCGTATATCAACGACCTGGCGACGAAGGACTTCAACGGGGTCAGCCTCTTTAACGGGGCTGCGCTGAATGTCACCACGGACAGTGACGGCAACACGTTCAGCATGACCGGCGTCGACCTTGGCGCCACGGTCTATACGGACGCCACGGGCGCTTCGGTTGCCACGACCACAGATGCGGTGACGGCCCTCACCAAGGTCAAGGCAGCCATCGAGCAATTGGCCACGGACCGGGCGACCATTGGTTCCAACATTGCCCGGCTCACGAAGTACAGCGAGCAGCTGGGCGTGTTGCGGGATAACCTGACCGCGGCCAACAGCCGCATCAAGGATGTGGACGTGGCCGAGGAAAGCACCCGATTTGCCCGGTACAACATCCTCGTCCAGGCAGGCACGGCGATGTTGGCCCAGGCAAACGCCAATCCGCAGACCGCGCTCCGCTTGCTGGCCTGA
- a CDS encoding flagellin, which yields MVINTNMSAQSSARLLMESSALLNKSLMRLSSGSKIVSPEDDVAGQAVALRFDAQISRINAAKGNIANAISFSQTQDGFLKKVAKALDRMSELAILAQDVTKTDNDRALYDLEFQTLVDYIKDVATKDYNGVSLFDGATLSVTIDSDGNTFNMTGVDLGASAYAAVLSGTEVTTTTNAATALDRVKAAIVQLSTDRATVGANVARLMYTSDQLGVLKDNLTSANSRIKDVDVAEESTQFARYNILVQAGTAMLAQANAVPQMVLRLLS from the coding sequence ATGGTCATCAATACAAACATGTCGGCCCAGAGCAGCGCCCGGCTGCTCATGGAATCCTCCGCACTCCTCAACAAATCCCTCATGCGGTTGTCTTCCGGTTCGAAGATTGTGTCGCCGGAAGACGACGTGGCGGGTCAGGCTGTTGCCCTGCGGTTTGACGCGCAGATCAGCCGTATCAACGCCGCCAAGGGGAACATCGCCAATGCCATCTCGTTCAGCCAGACGCAGGACGGCTTCCTGAAAAAGGTGGCCAAGGCGCTCGACCGGATGAGTGAGCTGGCCATTCTGGCGCAGGACGTGACCAAGACCGACAACGATCGGGCCTTGTACGACCTGGAGTTCCAGACACTGGTGGACTACATCAAGGATGTTGCCACCAAGGACTACAACGGCGTCAGTCTGTTTGACGGCGCCACGTTGAGTGTCACGATCGACAGCGACGGCAACACCTTCAACATGACCGGGGTGGATCTGGGCGCCAGTGCTTATGCCGCGGTGCTGTCGGGCACGGAAGTGACCACCACGACCAATGCAGCGACGGCGCTGGACCGGGTCAAGGCCGCCATTGTGCAGTTGTCCACCGACCGCGCCACCGTGGGTGCCAACGTGGCGCGTCTGATGTACACCAGCGATCAGCTGGGTGTTTTGAAGGACAATCTCACCTCGGCCAACAGCCGCATCAAGGATGTGGATGTGGCCGAAGAAAGCACGCAGTTTGCAAGGTACAACATCCTGGTACAGGCCGGCACGGCCATGCTGGCCCAGGCCAATGCGGTGCCGCAAATGGTGCTGCGGCTGTTGTCGTAA
- a CDS encoding NUDIX domain-containing protein, with the protein MGHIHERIDFTVAVFVVEHDKVLLCLHRRLGRWLPLGGHIELDEDPEQAALREVREESGLEIELYGERPPTTGPGTRALIAPRFLDIHRITDTHEHIGLIYWARPRGGQLRLSPGEHHELRWCTAAELDRLDPPLSPAIRWYALKALEEVNSPNHCRVNPD; encoded by the coding sequence GTGGGTCACATTCATGAACGCATCGATTTCACGGTTGCCGTGTTCGTCGTCGAACACGACAAGGTGCTGCTGTGCCTGCATCGGCGGCTGGGGCGCTGGCTGCCCCTGGGCGGGCACATTGAATTGGACGAGGATCCCGAGCAGGCGGCGTTGCGCGAAGTACGCGAGGAAAGTGGGCTCGAGATCGAACTTTACGGCGAGCGGCCGCCCACCACAGGCCCCGGCACCCGGGCCCTGATCGCGCCCCGCTTTCTCGACATCCACCGGATTACCGACACCCACGAGCACATCGGCCTCATCTACTGGGCACGACCCCGCGGCGGCCAACTCCGGCTCAGCCCGGGCGAGCATCACGAGCTGCGATGGTGCACCGCCGCTGAACTGGACCGGTTGGACCCGCCGCTCAGCCCGGCCATCCGCTGGTATGCACTCAAGGCGTTGGAAGAGGTCAACAGCCCCAATCATTGTCGCGTCAACCCCGACTGA
- a CDS encoding MFS transporter → MAPSPIHQPDGKRARQRRVAVYYTVAGLNSFATVLYFYYLYFFTRETFGFENRHNLWLAALQGGVYALGSWLGGKAAERLGYHRCLVTGLATMALALAAGPTVQAVAGHVVLMTVVTLGMACTWPALEALVNEGRDRHGIHHSVGLYNLVWASTGAVAYFVGGALLQQMGMGALYKLPLLLVLVELALALLAREAPQAPDSAHDPPRAEPATSPPPEGQRFLHMAWLANPAAYMAIQTLIAVMPEVAARLGLSTAEAGLCGSVWCFARLGAFGLLWRWSGWHYRSAWLLGSFLVLTLGFLLTVLAPSLLVLIPAQIGFGAALGLIYSSSLFYSMDAGETKGEHGGFHEAAIGLGNMTGPLVGALALQLTPQIPQSGTVGVTLLLAACGWGLWSIRPRDNPSS, encoded by the coding sequence ATGGCTCCCTCCCCTATTCACCAACCGGACGGGAAGCGGGCCCGCCAACGCCGTGTGGCCGTGTATTACACTGTGGCGGGATTGAACTCCTTTGCCACGGTGCTCTACTTCTACTACCTGTATTTTTTCACCCGCGAGACGTTCGGATTCGAAAACCGGCACAATCTCTGGCTGGCGGCGCTCCAGGGCGGCGTGTATGCCCTGGGATCCTGGCTCGGCGGCAAAGCGGCTGAACGGCTGGGCTACCATCGCTGTTTGGTGACGGGATTGGCCACCATGGCCCTGGCGCTGGCAGCAGGACCCACCGTGCAAGCGGTCGCCGGCCACGTCGTCCTCATGACGGTGGTGACTTTGGGCATGGCCTGCACATGGCCCGCCTTGGAAGCGCTGGTCAACGAGGGTCGGGACCGCCACGGCATCCACCACAGCGTCGGTCTTTACAACCTGGTGTGGGCCAGCACCGGGGCCGTGGCCTATTTCGTGGGTGGCGCACTGCTCCAGCAGATGGGAATGGGTGCGCTCTACAAACTTCCCCTGCTACTGGTATTGGTCGAACTGGCCCTGGCGCTGCTCGCCCGGGAAGCGCCTCAAGCCCCGGATTCCGCTCACGATCCGCCCCGGGCGGAGCCCGCCACATCCCCGCCCCCGGAAGGGCAGCGGTTCCTCCACATGGCGTGGCTGGCCAACCCCGCGGCCTACATGGCGATTCAAACCTTGATCGCTGTGATGCCGGAGGTGGCGGCGCGGCTGGGCCTTTCCACTGCTGAGGCCGGTTTGTGCGGTTCCGTCTGGTGTTTTGCCCGGCTGGGCGCGTTCGGACTGCTCTGGCGCTGGTCCGGCTGGCATTACCGGAGTGCCTGGCTCCTGGGATCGTTTCTGGTGCTGACGCTGGGTTTTCTGCTCACCGTGCTTGCCCCGTCCCTGCTGGTCCTCATCCCGGCCCAGATCGGCTTTGGCGCCGCCCTGGGCCTGATCTATTCCTCGTCGCTCTTCTATTCCATGGACGCGGGCGAAACGAAAGGTGAACACGGCGGATTCCATGAAGCCGCGATTGGCCTGGGAAACATGACAGGGCCCCTGGTGGGGGCACTGGCCCTGCAACTGACGCCTCAAATCCCCCAGAGTGGGACGGTGGGTGTCACGCTGCTGTTGGCCGCCTGCGGGTGGGGACTCTGGAGCATTCGACCCCGGGACAACCCTTCATCCTGA
- a CDS encoding RNA-binding protein, translated as MISNERPSPYRSRSSFEAAGNPTASPDVTLRTERLQVERKTFILSLKENPRGRFLRITEDVGGRRDAIIVPAPGLRDLARVLLELAQAAEEPPSNSGNGARG; from the coding sequence ATGATTTCGAATGAACGGCCTTCGCCGTACCGGTCGCGATCGTCCTTTGAGGCGGCGGGCAACCCGACGGCCTCGCCCGACGTGACGCTGCGCACCGAGCGGCTGCAAGTGGAGCGGAAAACGTTCATCCTTTCGTTGAAAGAAAACCCGCGGGGCCGGTTCCTGCGGATCACCGAGGACGTCGGTGGACGCAGGGACGCCATCATCGTTCCGGCTCCGGGGCTGCGCGACCTGGCCAGGGTGTTGCTGGAACTGGCCCAGGCGGCCGAGGAACCGCCATCGAACTCGGGAAATGGTGCCCGGGGCTGA
- a CDS encoding DUF4149 domain-containing protein, translating into MIGLVRYLGLANAAVWLGATVYFTVGVGPAVFSEEMRRLLGEANHPYFSGAIAQVLIARLIRLQVVCAGIALAHLFVEWAWLRRPLRRLETYIAVGLTALTLAGAFVWQPEIRQLHRMKYAVNLTPAQREAAAHRLRVWHGTAQLANLLGLIGLAVYVARMARPAEGPRFVPTYKLRS; encoded by the coding sequence GTGATCGGGCTGGTGCGATACCTGGGGTTGGCCAATGCAGCCGTGTGGCTCGGGGCCACCGTGTACTTTACCGTGGGCGTGGGACCGGCCGTGTTTTCGGAGGAAATGCGCCGGTTGTTGGGTGAGGCCAACCATCCGTACTTCAGCGGGGCCATTGCCCAGGTCTTGATCGCCCGGTTGATCCGTCTGCAGGTGGTGTGTGCCGGGATCGCGCTGGCGCATTTGTTCGTCGAATGGGCCTGGTTGCGCCGGCCGTTGCGCCGGCTGGAAACGTACATCGCGGTCGGCCTGACAGCACTCACCCTGGCCGGCGCGTTTGTCTGGCAGCCGGAAATCCGGCAACTGCACCGGATGAAGTATGCGGTGAACCTCACCCCCGCCCAGCGCGAGGCGGCGGCCCATCGGTTGAGAGTCTGGCACGGCACGGCGCAGCTGGCGAACCTGCTGGGCCTGATCGGTCTGGCCGTGTACGTGGCCCGCATGGCCCGACCGGCGGAAGGGCCCCGTTTTGTTCCCACGTACAAACTCCGGAGTTGA
- a CDS encoding prepilin-type N-terminal cleavage/methylation domain-containing protein, which translates to MNRNWKSNNAPKLIGARSGAFTLMELLVVVAVIALLTALLLPALAHAKASARSAACKSTCANSASPSSSTLIITHTIRPASTWIPASAG; encoded by the coding sequence ATGAACCGGAACTGGAAATCAAACAACGCCCCGAAGTTGATCGGCGCTCGGTCCGGTGCGTTCACTCTAATGGAATTGCTGGTGGTCGTTGCTGTCATTGCCCTGCTTACAGCCTTGCTCCTCCCCGCGCTCGCTCACGCGAAAGCGTCTGCACGCAGTGCGGCTTGCAAGAGCACCTGCGCCAACTCGGCATCGCCCTCATCATCCACACTCATAATAACGCACACTATCCGGCCCGCGAGTACCTGGATACCAGCATCAGCCGGTTGA
- a CDS encoding H-X9-DG-CTERM domain-containing protein — protein MQEHLRQLGIALIIHTHNNAHYPAREYLDTSISRLMAYGWPAHMLPYTSSNTTVFRCPSTGPEFEGPTNHSPRGYPFPFNIDIGTSRFSHGYNQWGFAAFSGYGLEAPPGAEVPESRVVNPPDMIALGDSDGNGLFDGDIAFHRIPSPSGPKPTFPPGNRHKSGANIVFCDGHVEWARQSK, from the coding sequence TTGCAAGAGCACCTGCGCCAACTCGGCATCGCCCTCATCATCCACACTCATAATAACGCACACTATCCGGCCCGCGAGTACCTGGATACCAGCATCAGCCGGTTGATGGCCTACGGTTGGCCCGCTCACATGCTGCCATACACGAGCAGCAATACGACGGTGTTTCGCTGCCCTTCGACAGGTCCGGAGTTCGAAGGGCCGACGAACCACTCGCCCAGAGGCTATCCCTTTCCGTTTAACATCGACATCGGCACATCACGGTTCAGCCACGGGTACAACCAGTGGGGCTTCGCAGCGTTCAGCGGCTACGGGCTGGAAGCACCGCCTGGCGCCGAGGTTCCCGAGTCACGAGTGGTCAATCCTCCCGACATGATCGCCCTCGGAGATAGCGATGGAAATGGCCTTTTCGACGGCGACATCGCGTTTCACCGCATTCCCTCCCCGAGCGGGCCGAAGCCGACTTTCCCGCCCGGGAATCGCCACAAGAGCGGCGCAAACATCGTTTTCTGCGACGGGCACGTCGAATGGGCCAGGCAGTCCAAATGA
- a CDS encoding helix-turn-helix domain-containing protein, which translates to MPTVGEQLRARREAMGLSLQDLAGVTKIRADLLHALEEGRYEQFTAPVYVKGSVRSYAQALKLDPAPLLRQLDAELSGDLRLSGPPPLSPNEPTILDKALFHIARLSWTQVLLGLAVVLSLGLWLGERILRDPARVERALQGMRPSVYKGTVPPTMHTLSLPPVRPAGSSGVSP; encoded by the coding sequence ATGCCCACTGTTGGTGAACAACTCCGAGCACGGCGGGAGGCGATGGGATTGAGCCTGCAGGATCTGGCCGGCGTTACCAAGATCCGGGCCGACCTGCTGCATGCGCTTGAAGAAGGGCGCTACGAACAGTTCACCGCGCCGGTTTACGTCAAGGGTTCGGTCCGCAGCTATGCGCAGGCCTTGAAGCTCGATCCTGCCCCCCTGCTCCGCCAATTGGACGCCGAGTTGTCCGGAGACCTGCGGCTTTCCGGTCCCCCTCCTCTGAGCCCAAACGAGCCCACGATCCTGGACAAGGCCCTGTTTCACATCGCCCGTTTGAGTTGGACCCAGGTGTTGCTCGGGCTGGCGGTGGTACTGTCGTTGGGCCTGTGGTTGGGTGAGAGAATCCTGCGGGATCCGGCCCGCGTGGAGCGTGCCTTGCAGGGTATGCGCCCTTCCGTGTACAAGGGGACGGTCCCGCCCACGATGCACACGCTGTCCCTCCCGCCCGTCCGGCCTGCAGGTTCATCTGGCGTTTCCCCCTGA
- a CDS encoding PilZ domain-containing protein, which translates to MSARKAERPDGSAQVTVEARETQLALPPEAVVFRKNGIEFLSPTALPCWTEMTLTVKSPGDKSRISCTGVVVSCLGNRHTGYHISMVFTGLSRQAQSKLSAWASYPPEPPA; encoded by the coding sequence ATGAGTGCGCGGAAAGCGGAGCGTCCCGATGGGTCTGCGCAGGTAACCGTGGAAGCTCGGGAGACGCAGCTGGCGTTGCCTCCGGAAGCCGTGGTTTTTCGAAAGAACGGCATTGAGTTTCTGAGCCCCACGGCCCTGCCTTGCTGGACGGAAATGACATTGACGGTGAAGTCGCCCGGGGACAAAAGCCGGATCAGCTGTACGGGCGTGGTGGTGAGCTGCCTGGGAAACCGTCACACCGGCTATCATATCTCGATGGTCTTCACCGGGCTTTCCCGACAGGCCCAGTCGAAGCTTTCGGCCTGGGCGTCCTACCCACCCGAACCGCCGGCCTGA
- a CDS encoding phosphotransferase: MTEAELPWISVLPPPRPGRPVLKLAGWLVTRGGEPLLWLPAPPRCARATLTLYPAQTRRARWARRILTWAIGRVPAPGARRCELHVDAEAPLVRLLGGASSTGSPPLFGVFCGNPRAAGRRFLFLQFTPEGQPGQVLKVGSDSAAIRRLRAEAEFLLRADCDRLRAPRLLQVWEGNGAMAIVQPWVPGTAPRRVSPRLLGSMLSSWIHRDKRVRLDQLGVWQRLTGHLSESGFSCPWLAALGRAEVHPTVFHGDFAPWNLRYDPGSDRWWVVDWERAQLEGPPGWDWAHYWVQTMVLVERRRPERILRALAAACESAPVRSYFADAGADEVRHGLVVAGLLFQFLEWPPTEGWTAWGEVLQACTERLARHGSLVTA, from the coding sequence ATGACCGAAGCGGAACTCCCCTGGATCAGCGTGTTGCCGCCGCCGCGGCCGGGTCGGCCGGTCTTGAAACTGGCCGGCTGGTTGGTGACCCGGGGCGGAGAACCATTGCTCTGGTTGCCGGCGCCACCCCGGTGCGCGCGGGCAACCCTCACGCTCTACCCGGCCCAAACCCGCCGTGCCCGATGGGCACGCCGGATCCTGACGTGGGCGATCGGCCGTGTGCCCGCGCCGGGTGCTCGCCGCTGCGAGCTGCATGTGGATGCCGAAGCCCCCTTGGTGAGGCTGCTGGGTGGGGCTTCGTCCACGGGCTCGCCCCCCCTGTTCGGGGTGTTCTGTGGCAATCCGCGAGCCGCCGGCCGGAGGTTTCTGTTCCTTCAGTTCACCCCGGAGGGTCAACCCGGACAGGTCCTCAAGGTTGGATCGGATTCGGCCGCCATCCGCCGACTCCGGGCGGAAGCCGAGTTCCTTCTGAGAGCCGATTGCGACCGTTTGCGTGCGCCGCGCCTCCTTCAGGTCTGGGAAGGAAACGGCGCCATGGCCATCGTTCAGCCCTGGGTTCCGGGGACCGCGCCGCGTCGTGTTTCGCCGCGTCTGCTGGGCTCGATGTTAAGTTCCTGGATCCATCGGGACAAACGCGTGCGTTTGGATCAGCTGGGCGTGTGGCAGAGGCTGACCGGGCATCTTTCCGAATCAGGGTTCTCCTGTCCCTGGCTGGCGGCGCTCGGTCGGGCGGAGGTTCATCCCACAGTGTTTCATGGTGACTTTGCTCCCTGGAACCTGCGCTACGACCCGGGGTCGGACCGGTGGTGGGTGGTGGACTGGGAACGGGCACAGCTCGAAGGGCCGCCCGGCTGGGACTGGGCCCATTATTGGGTGCAAACCATGGTGTTGGTGGAGCGGCGGCGGCCGGAACGAATTCTGCGTGCGTTGGCAGCCGCTTGCGAGTCGGCGCCGGTGCGCAGTTACTTCGCCGACGCGGGAGCCGATGAGGTCCGCCACGGGCTGGTTGTGGCCGGCCTGCTGTTTCAGTTTCTGGAATGGCCGCCCACGGAAGGTTGGACCGCCTGGGGCGAGGTGCTTCAGGCCTGCACGGAACGTCTGGCCCGGCACGGTTCCCTCGTCACAGCCTGA